Proteins encoded together in one Bombyx mori chromosome 24, ASM3026992v2 window:
- the LOC134201286 gene encoding uncharacterized protein LOC134201286, translated as MYKYICFVDVVQPCTLRTAYLPQLLPASTSPLPYVVGSFRPGSGVCPEARSVPPKGGTTTLLPSISTCFLHSRTNKRTCRYAAGFYCHIICNNQKWHKEMKQRHIHAQISRSSDKFEEDEAPIPLARKVLKNCFRRRSTRRYLSYRMKNLEQSNQRDFDVVGPRAPAALSFHHSGSRGGKLEEQQRGCAPLQHYEFHGASRTPRLRASFSLPATLLRGEDGYIKVINMGSETIMWPPGEVLPRANSCEEPQPNSQDGRM; from the exons atgtataagtatatatgttttgtcgatgtagtgcagccgtgcacgctgcgaacagcgtaccttCCCCAACTCCTCCCCGCATctacttcacccctgccctatgtggtagGGAGTTTccgcccgggtagtggggtttgccccgaggcccgttccgtgcccccgaaagggggtacgacgacccttcttccttccatttctacctgctttctgcattctcgcacaaataaaagaacttgtcgttacgctgctggtttttattgtcacatcatttgcaacaaTCAGAAGTGGCATAAAGAAATGAAACAACGTCATATACACGCTCAGATCTCTCGGTCTTCTGACAAGTTTGAAGAAGATGAAGCTCCTATTCCACTGGCGAGGAAGGTGTTGAAAAATTGCTTCAGAAGGAGGTCCACAAGGCGATACTTGAGCTACAGGATGAAGAACCTGGAACAATCAAATCAAAGGGACTTCGACGTCGTCGGACCAAGAGCGCCTGCCGCCCTGTCCTTCCATCATTCTGGTTCACGTGGAGGGAAACTAGAAGAGCAGCAACGTGGTTGCGCTCCACTGCAGCACTACGAGTTTCACGGCGCTTCACGAACTCCACGGCTACGAGCTTCCTTCTCCCTGCCTGCGACGCTGCTGCGCGGCGAAGACGGCTACATCAAAGTCATCAACATGGGCTCGGAGACCATCATGTGGCCGCCGGGCGAGGTCCTGCCGAGGGCCAACAGCTGCGAGGAGCCACAGCCAAACAGCCAG GATGGCCGaatgtaa